One stretch of Halococcus hamelinensis 100A6 DNA includes these proteins:
- a CDS encoding ribbon-helix-helix domain-containing protein, which translates to MTDYTTVSIPKDLADRVEETIEGTSFSSTSDLVRFLLRSIVIQHQQQGELTEAEFDEITDQLRDLGYLG; encoded by the coding sequence ATGACCGACTACACCACCGTCTCGATCCCGAAGGACCTCGCCGACCGGGTCGAGGAGACCATCGAGGGCACCAGCTTTTCGAGCACCAGCGACCTCGTTCGCTTCCTCCTCCGAAGCATCGTGATCCAACACCAACAACAGGGCGAACTCACCGAGGCGGAGTTCGACGAGATAACCGACCAGCTCCGGGATCTGGGCTACCTCGGGTAG